A single Mangrovimonas sp. YM274 DNA region contains:
- a CDS encoding FAD-binding oxidoreductase, which translates to MVKEVVVVGGGIIGLCSAYYLHKEGHQVTVVDQSNMDAGASYVNAGYLSPSHIVPLSAPGVMKQGLKWMFDPASPLYIKPRLDVDFIKWAYAFNKSCNSRHVQKAIPVIKEISLMSQELYNELKTSEGFGFQLEHKGLLMLCQTERMLEEEIHMAELAKKEGLEASEISLEELKSLEPKVKLNVIGGTYYTCDSHSTPYEFMTEMKTYLNKAGVTFLLNEKVEDVTLSGLKITQLHTSSQSLKGDEFVLAAGAWSPLLSKKIGLSLLLQAGKGYCINTFRDTGIGIPTILAESKVAVTPMNGFTRFAGTMEIAGINDAVNKVRSNAIANAVHQYYPNIRLIKPEIDDAASGLRPVTPDGLPYIGKSSKCQNLTIATGHAMMGWTMATGTGKLISELISGKQLSMSVSSFSPDRRY; encoded by the coding sequence ATGGTCAAGGAGGTTGTAGTAGTGGGGGGAGGTATTATTGGACTGTGTTCGGCTTACTATCTCCATAAGGAAGGGCATCAAGTAACAGTGGTGGATCAGTCCAATATGGATGCAGGTGCTTCATATGTCAATGCAGGATATCTGTCTCCTAGTCATATTGTGCCGCTGTCTGCTCCTGGTGTTATGAAACAGGGCCTAAAATGGATGTTCGATCCCGCAAGTCCACTTTATATCAAACCGCGATTGGATGTAGATTTTATCAAGTGGGCCTATGCTTTCAATAAAAGCTGTAATTCCAGACATGTTCAAAAAGCCATTCCCGTTATCAAGGAAATTTCTTTGATGAGTCAGGAACTGTATAATGAGCTTAAAACTTCGGAAGGATTTGGATTTCAATTGGAACATAAAGGCTTGTTAATGTTGTGTCAAACCGAAAGGATGTTGGAAGAAGAAATCCACATGGCAGAGCTAGCCAAAAAGGAAGGTCTGGAGGCTTCCGAAATTAGTTTGGAGGAATTGAAATCTTTAGAGCCCAAGGTTAAGTTAAATGTCATTGGTGGGACTTACTATACATGCGATTCGCATAGTACGCCATATGAATTTATGACTGAAATGAAAACCTATTTGAACAAAGCAGGTGTTACCTTTTTGTTGAATGAAAAGGTTGAGGACGTCACTTTGTCTGGATTAAAAATCACCCAGCTTCATACTTCAAGCCAAAGTCTAAAAGGCGATGAGTTTGTTTTGGCGGCAGGGGCCTGGAGCCCTTTGTTGAGTAAAAAAATAGGGCTTAGTTTGTTGCTTCAAGCGGGGAAAGGTTACTGTATCAATACGTTTCGGGACACCGGGATTGGTATTCCAACCATACTGGCCGAATCTAAAGTGGCGGTCACCCCTATGAATGGATTTACGCGTTTTGCAGGTACCATGGAGATTGCAGGCATCAACGATGCTGTAAATAAGGTGCGATCCAATGCTATTGCCAATGCTGTTCATCAATACTACCCTAATATTCGTCTAATCAAGCCTGAAATAGATGATGCGGCTTCAGGTTTAAGGCCTGTAACACCAGATGGTCTTCCATACATTGGCAAATCTTCAAAATGCCAAAATTTAACCATAGCCACAGGTCATGCCATGATGGG